A DNA window from Jaculus jaculus isolate mJacJac1 chromosome 1, mJacJac1.mat.Y.cur, whole genome shotgun sequence contains the following coding sequences:
- the Ascl5 gene encoding achaete-scute homolog 5, producing the protein MNPNFCRALVERRPVGVPSGVQLGLGSPPGPTLPSPEPLGNVPLLLCPGAGEPPYYDACAGVFPYVPLAGAFGVYDYPFEPAFIQKRNERERQRVKCVNEGYARLRGHLPGALAEKRLSKVETLRAAIRYIKYLQELLGAAPDSAPPAAAAASPPPARPGPGDAPPRPEPAGSSAFASAPFPESGESGQ; encoded by the coding sequence ATGAACCCTAACTTCTGCCGGGCCCTGGTGGAGAGGAGGCCCGTGGGGGTCCCCAGCGGCGTGCAACTGGGCTTGGGGTCTCCGCCCGGGCCGACGCTGCCCTCGCCCGAGCCCCTGGGCAACGTGCCCTTGCTGCTGTGCCCGGGCGCCGGCGAGCCCCCGTACTACGACGCCTGCGCGGGGGTGTTCCCGTACGTGCCGCTGGCCGGCGCCTTCGGGGTCTACGACTACCCGTTCGAGCCCGCCTTCATCCAGAAGCGCAACGAGCGCGAGCGGCAGCGCGTCAAGTGCGTGAACGAGGGCTACGCGCGCCTCCGCGGCCACCTGCCCGGCGCCCTGGCCGAGAAGCGGCTCAGCAAGGTGGAGACGCTGCGCGCCGCCATCCGCTACATCAAGTACCTGCAGGAGCTGCTCGGCGCCGCCCCGGACAGcgcgccgcccgccgccgccgccgcctccccgccgcccgcccgccccggccCCGGGGACGCGCCGCCGCGGCCCGAGCCCGCCGGCTCCTCCGCCTTCGCCTCGGCGCCGTTCCCGGAGTCCGGGGAATCGGGCCAGTGA